The window GCTTGGTCTTGGCATATTCAAAACCTGTTAGTGTTATATACATAGATAGCAATGGTGTTGTACACATCAATGCTACTATTTATCTAACAACAGGTTTAAACATTATTTATTTACCAGCGCCTCCAGTTATTGAAACAGTTTCTATTTCCCTAAATGGCCAAGAACTACCTTTTCTATATAATAGCAGTGCTAATGCATTATATGTAGTGGCTTTCACTAGTGGAAATTGCACTATTAACTATGTGGCAAATGTTAGTATTGAAAACAATGTTTTTACACTTCATCTCTCAAATGGGTATATGTATAGGTTATTACTTGATCCAAACATAATTTTGTTAAATGTTCCAAGAAACATATCTAGATATGGATACATAAACAGGTCTATACTATACATAGAGTTTTCTGATAAGCAAGTTATAAGCTACATTGTAAAGCCACCAGCAACTGTATCAACTCCAATTACAACACAAAAAACTGAGATGCCACAACAATTTTTATCTTCAGCATTCTTGTTCATAGTTATAGCCTTGGCTATTGTAATTGCCTTGTCACTCTACATTTATTTTATAAGATTTAGAGGTGGGAAAGGAAAGGAATTGGAATTATTAAATGAAGTTGACTTAGCAATATTGAGAGCTCTTGAAAAGAGAGGTGGATCTGCTCTTCAATCAGAGTTGCAAAAAGATGTTGCTATTCCAAGAACAACCCTGTGGAGACATGTAAGGAAGCTTGAAAAACTTGGCTATGTTAGAATTGAAAAGGTTGGTTTACAAAATAGAGTTGTTTTGGTTAAGAAACTTCGCTAGACTTTTTAATTCTCTTTCCATCTCCAATTACATAGAAATATCCATCATCTCTTTTCTCAAGCTTATATATAGGAACCTCGTGCTTCACTCTTTCCAAAACTCTTGACAAGGTATTCAAAGCATCTTTTCTATTTTTAGAGGCAACGAGTATGTACAAAGTTTTTTCACCTGGTTTTGCCAAGCCAACTCTATGCATAATTTCAATAGCCTTGACATCTTCCACCATGCTTTCTTCCAATGCTATTTTTTCTAAGGCTTTTGTAGCATATGGTTCATAGGCATCGTAAACAAGCTCCTTAACTTTGTGACCTTCAACAACATCCTTAACAACTCCTATAAAGATTGCTATAGCGCCTACACCCTCTCCACCAAGCCTCTTCAGAACACTCTCAATCCTAGTATTAAAATCTATTTCACTATCATCTTTAAACAATTTAGCATAAACATGCTTAGATCCGCCAGAAGCAGGTGGCAATAATGCTATGTCATCTCTCTCACTAACTCTGGTGGAATCTGTAGCAACAATGCCATTAACCATGAAAATTGGTTCAATACTATTCATCAATTCCCTAAATTTATAACTCATATTTGATAAAATTTCCTTGAGTTTTGCAATAGTGATTTCGTTTCCATCATCTACTTGAATTTCTATCTCCTTTGCATTAAATGCTTCTCTAAATATTGAAAACAATTTAACCTTTAGCTTCATCAGCCGAAACCTCCTCTAATCATCTACTCATTCCACCCTACGAGTTCATCACTAGAATTCTTTTAAGAATAAAACTTAATAACTTTATATGTGTTATATTAATGTGGAAGAGGTGTTTTCGAAAAGCATTGTTTGCTAATATTAATTATCTTGGTGCATCTCATGAGAATCTTTAAACAGGTTATTCAAGTTATTAAGGTTCTGGAAGCGTTTTCAACACTTCTTATTCTTATTGTAGTAAGCATGGTGATATTTGTTTTTAGAAAAGCCTTTATTCGCTTCTTTCTCACTACAAACTTTCTATTAGCATCGTTTTTAATTTCCTTTGTAGCATCTGTATCTATAGTTCCAATACCATACACATATATATTGTTTCTAATAGCATCAGTATATAAAATGAGCTTGAGCTACATTGTTTTGCTTTCACTAGTAAGTGGATTGGGTTCTGCACTTGGAGAGGCAATTGCATGGGTTATTGGAAAAGCTAGTAGAGCAGCACTAAAGGATACAGGGTATTTCAATAGATTGGAAAGCCTTTTGAAACTAGTTGATATATGGGGATACAAAGCTGTTGCTTTATTGGTATTCATATTTGCATTTACACATTTACCTGATAAGGTTCTGTATATACCACTTGGCATGATGGGGTATAGCATATGGAAAGTTATGCCAGTAACCTTCATTGGAAAATTTCTAATGATAATATCGATTTTGCTTGTTGGAAATGTTTGGGGAGCTCTTGGAGAATTCTTCATAGGAAATGAGGCAACAATGTTTGTGCTCTCAACTATTTTATTGGTTGCTACAATGGCTGCTACATTATTTGTTAAATGGGATAATATACTTTTAAACTATTTACAAAGAAGAATTGTGAAAATTGAAAAATAGTTACAACTTCGTAATTCTTGCTTATAGTAACTTTATTAAAAAGTTTTATTTCTGAACCTTTTAATAACTATATGGTGAAATTATGAACAAAATAATTGTGCTGGCATTTGATTTAGGTGCTTCAAGCTGTAGAGCAATGATTGGTGTTGTAGATGAGAAGGAGAAGACAGTAAGTGTTGAGGAGCTTTATAGATGGCCTAATTTCATGATTAGAGTTGGTGATAGTCTTTACTGGGATGTTTTAAGAATATGGCATGAAATGAAGAATGCTATTAAAATGGCCTATAGAAAATTTGGTAAAGACCTTGTCTCCATAGGTGTTGATACATGGGGTATAGACTTTGCCTTGTTAGATGAAAGAGGAATGCTTATTGAAAATCCTCACACATATAGAGATCCTAGAACAGAGGGTATGATGGAAGAAGTTTTTAAGAGAGTTCCAAAAGAGAGAATCTATGAGAGAACAGGTATACAATTCATTAGAATCAATACACTCTATCAAATATTCTCAATGGTTTTTCACAACGATCCAAAGCTGAAAATAGCGAAAACATTTCTTATGATACCAGACCTCTTTAACTATTGGCTAACAGGAGAAAAGTTTGCAGAGTATACAGAGGCTACAACAACACAGTTTCTTGACCCAGGGGCAAAGAAGTGGACATTCGATATTTTAGAGGCTTTGGGTGTTCCAACACATATATTTCCAGAGGTTATAGAGCCTGGAACAAGAATTGGGAAAATCGATCCAAGGCTTGCTTCTGAACTTGATATTCCAAAGGATATAGATGTTGTTGCACCTGCAACCCATGACACAGCTTCTGCTATTGCTGCAGGTCCTATGGTTGCTGAAGATGTGGGCTATGTTAGCTCAGGTACATGGTCTCTTGTTGGTGTTGAGCTTCCCCATCCACTTATAAATAAAAAGGCTATGGAATACAACTACACTAATGAAGGTGGGGCATTTAACACAATAACATTTCTAAGAAATATTCAGGGAATGTGGATTGTTGAGGAAATTAGAAGGGTTTTGGCTGATAAGGGACAGCAGCTATCGTATGATGAAATATTGAAAATGGCTCAAGAAGCCAAACCATTTACGGCATTCATAGATCCAGATTATGAAGGTTTTATAGCTCCTGAGAATATGGTAGAAGCAATAAATGCTTATTTAGAGAAGACAGGACAGAGAAAGCCACAGAGTCTTGGAGAGCTTTTCAGAATTGTTTTTGAGAGTCTAGCATTTAAGTACAGACTTGTGTTTGAACAAGCAGAGGATTTGCTTGGTAGAAAGCTTAGAGGTATTAACATATTTGGTGGTGGATCTAGAAACTGGTTCCTAAATCAGTTAACAGCTGACTTTACAAACAAAACTGTTTATGCAGGACCTGAAGAGGCCACATCAATAGGCAATGTTTTGCTGCAGGTTGCTGGGCTAGGTATTATAAAGTCTTTGAAGGAGCTTAGAGAATACATTAAAAACTCTTACAAGATCAGAGTCTTTGAGCCTAGGTATAGCGGCGAGTATGAAGAAGCATACGAAAAGTTTCTTGGAGTTATTGGCTATAGAAGGTGATTAGAGTATGGCAAAGCAGTTTTTCATAGGAATAGATGTTGGTAGTAGTGGAGTTCGTGTAGAGGTGTATGATGTTGAAGGAAATCTTATATCTGCTGGAAAAGCCAGTATAACCAAGCAAGATGTTGTTGAATGGATTAAGGCCATAGAAAATGCAACACCTTCTGTTGTGAAAAACTGTGTTGATTGTGAAAAGCACGTTTCCATAGATAGTACCTCAGGCACATTTGTAGCTATAGATAAGTATGGTAATGTTTTGTATGGTCCAGTTATGTACTATGAGAAGAGAAGTGATGTATTTGAGGAAATAAAAAATGTTGATGCTGTTAATGAGCTTGCTAAACATGGTGTTAGTGTTGATGCATCATCACCATTTGTTAAAATACTCTACATAAAGAAACATTTTGGTAAACTCTATGAAGGTATCTATAAATTTGTTCCCGCAGCAACCTGGCTTCTATACAAACTTTGCTATGATGAGGGAGAGCAGTGGGAGGACATTAAAACAGATTATACAAATGCTTTAAAGTTTGGTTTAGACATTTTATCTACACCACCAAAGTGGTTTGAGCTTCTGTTCAATTCTATAGGCATTGAACTAGAAAAGCTACCAGACCTAGCATCATCTGGAGAATTTATATGCAAGGCAAAAAGTCGCATGGCGCAAAACATTGGATTATACAATGCATTTGTTTACCAGGGTATGACAGATGGTAATGCAGCTGCACTGGCTGGTGGAGCTCTTGGAAAAGGAGATGTGAATATATATACAGGCTCTACAACAGTACCAAAAATTTCTGTTGATAAAATTGTTATGCATCCAGCCATATACTACCACATACATCCACTAGATGGATACTTAGCAGGATCTGCAACAGGTTTTACCGGTGCCTACCTCTCATGGTTTGCAGAAAAAGTTTTTGGATTTTCTGTAGAAGAGGCATTTAGATATATAGAAGTTGTTGAGGCTGGAACAGAGTATGTATTCTTTCCATATGGTGATAGAGGTCCATTCTACGACCCAAAATTAGCACCTGCATTTATAAATGTTGCTATGTATGATCAGCCTAGGGATATTGTTGTGGGTAGAATATTGAGAAGCATCGTACTTGGAATAACAATGCTGGAGAACATGTATCTAAACCTATTTCAAAACTTGTTCAACGTTAGAATAAGCGAGGTAAACCTAACTGGTGGTGCTGCTAAATCAAAGCTTTGGAATAGGATAAGAGCTTCTGTATATGGCCGAAGAGTTATTGTTCATGGTGATTTAATTGGTGTTGGAACAATTATACCAGTGCTCTACAGAAGCAAAATATACACAAATATTGGTGAAATTAAGCAGAGGTTTCTAAAACCAGTTGAGTTTATAGATCCTGATAAGGAGCTGACAAAAATCTATGAAAAATTCAAAGAGAAATTTGAGGAAATGTGGATGAGATTACGAGAAGTTTACAAAATATAACTTTTTAACATTGTTTCTTAGACGTGTTGAGAGATATAGTTTAGCAGTGCCGATATAAAGTATTTTGTTGATGTTGATGCATTAAATGGTAAAACTATTTTCGCTTCTTTCTTAGCATCCTCATCTGCATCACCAACAACTATGCCAATACCTACAGCCTTAATCATATCAACATCTGTAACACTGTCTCCAATGGCTATTGATTTGTTTAAATCAATATTTGTTTTATCAGCAATTATCTTTATAGCACTGCTTTTGCTGCAATATCGCGGATATATGTGCAAGACGTAGCCTGTGTACAGTGCGTATATATGTGGATATTTCTCCATTATGCTGCTCTCCAACTTTCTTGCCATGGCTGGGTTAGATTTGATGTGTTCTGGTACATGAAATGCCCTATCACAAAGTCTATACAAATTGCTTGTTGATCTCTTTAGGGAAAAGCTTTTTTCAATATCTTCAACTAGTGAATCAAGACTTTCTCTACATAGTTTGATAAGCTCTCTACCCACTTGAATAACACACCCATTTTCAGCTACAAATATTGGTGTTAAGCCCAAGTATCTTTGAAGTGTTAACACAGTTGGATATGCATTTCCAGAGACAAGACAAACCGGAATTCCATAAGCCATGACCTTTCTCAAAAGCTCTATAAGCTCCAAGTCCAGCACATAAGAACCTCTTTCAATAGTTAAAACACCATCTATATCAATGAATATAGCTGATGGCCTTGACCCTTTTAGATAATCAGAAATAGTTTTGATGATGTCAATACTCAATAGTAACACACCTAAGGTGTTCATATTCTGGGTTCAGAAAAATATTTAATTTCAAGCAAAAAATTTTGTGTTTTATATAGGTCTTACTGTTCCCCACTTCTCCAAGGCTCTTCTAAGCTCTTTATGATCTCTTGCATAATCCTCTAGTGGAATTCCCTTAGCAATTGCTTCAAGAGCTTGCCTAACTGCAGCTGCTCCTGCTCTTGGTCCATCTGGATGCCCTATTGTTCCACCTCCTATCTGCATTACACAGTCTTTGCCAAGAACCTTAACAACCTCTGGCAAAGTACCTGGGTGGAGACCACCAGATGACACTGGTACAGCTGGTTTTATTGATCCAAATTCTTGTTGTAGATGATAGAAGTCGTTTTCATCTGGTTTAAACGGGTTTTCTCTTAGCACCTTAGCATTTCTTATAACATCTATTGTTTTTGCTTCTAGCTTTCCAACTTCTGGTGTTCCTATGTGTAGCTGGTCAACACCTATTATTCTAAAGAGTTTTGCTAATGTGAACATCGATATTCCATGGTATGGGTTTCTAGTCATAGCTGCATGCATTGCTCTATGAGCATGTATTGCAAGTTTGTATTCCTCAGCAAGATCCCTTATATAGGTTAGAGAAGACCACCCTGCTACAACAACATCTACCATTATATATGGATTTCCATAGTCTGCTACAAGCTTCAATCTCTTCTCCATTTCCCTAACATCTGCTGTTATATTTGCAAACCAAACTTTTCTTTCCCCAGTCTCCTTCTCAACCTTATCAATAATCTTCATTATTGACTTGGCCCTTGCCTCAAACCTGCAATAGCTTGGACTTGCAAGATTCTCATCGTCTTTTATATAATCCATTCCACCAGATAGAATCTCATATGCAAGTTTCTCAACCTCATCAGCAGTATAGCCAACCTTTGGCTTTGGAACCGTGCCAACAATTGGCCTATCATAAACCTTGAAAATATCTCTAACTCCATGCAAACCCTTTACAGGGCCCTTGAAATATTTAATGAAGTCAAGAGGCATGTAGATATCTTCAACTCTAAGCCACTTAGCTCTTCTCATACCAAATATGTTTCCAGCGACACTCGCCAAGAACCCTGGCATATTGCCTTCTTCAAACAACTCAGCAGGATAGGCTATTCTAATAAGCCAAGAACCATCGCCAAGATCTTTGAAGAAGTAAGCCCTGCCCTTGAGCCTCTCCAACCTGTTTTGATCATACCAAACATAGAGCGTAGTCCACGTACCAGTACTACTCTCAGCAGCCACACCACCAGCAACATCCTCTATGGAAAAGCCCTCAGCAGGTGTCACCCTAAATGTTACAACAACATCCTTTTTGAAATCAGGTGAATAGTTTTTGTCAACCCACATATGATATGGCTCAAAATCAGCCTTTGACATGTGCATTCCCTGACAACATCCTGTGTTTACATGTTTATAAGTTTAGCTGAAAATAAAATTATTACTGAGTATACTAAGCAAACTGTAGCAATGTTTTCAAGATAATGAAATGTTTAAAGCATATACTATTGAGAAACTGTTTTTATTTGGTATCGCAGCTACATACTGCACAAGAGTCGTTATAGCTTCATTTAAATTCGACGCTTCCTATTATTAAGAACGATTCTTACACATTATTCATGTTATCTAAGATTTGCTAATTTAAGGTTGTAAACCTTTCTATGTAGAGTTCTATAAAATCATGATTATTACCATGGAAATATGTTTTTATGTGACGCCAAGAGAGGTTGAGCTATTTGTAAATCAATAAGCAGCTTATTAGTAAGGTTTGTGTTATAAGTGTTTTATTTATTGTTAAGCGTTCTTCTTTTAATCACCTGTTTAGCGATGACCATGGACAAAAGAACTACAAAAGATGCTTATGGGAATATCTACAAATGTTTTCATAAATGATGATAAAAGCTTTCTGAACATACATGAAATTAACAAAACTGTTATAATACATCCAAACACTATATACAAGAGAGTTGTTAGGTATAGTATAGCAATGCCTTGCATTTCTCAAGTTTCATTCTTCTAAGTTTCTTTAATTTAGATTCACAAAGAAGCTATGTCATTTCTGAAATGCTTATCTATAGCAATTCTTATAGCATCACCTTATATTTGCACTTCTAATTTGCCTTTATATGAAGAACCAATTTTGGTGAAAAACAATGGTGTCTGTACATGCTTTGTCTTTTGATGTGTGGAACACTCTACTTGATATAAACAAAATATTTAATCTAATATCGATAAAAATTGCAGAGCTTTCTAATGGTCTTAGCAGCGCCATGGTTATGAGCACTATTCTAAATGTTTATGAGAAGTGTAAAACGAGAAGAAGGCTTGGTGAAGTAGATGGATTCAACATTGTTATAGAGTCTCAAAACATTCTTGCTGAGGAGCTGGGTCTTGAAATTAGCACAATTTTAAAAGCAATTGCTGAAGCATTTGAAGAGGCAAATCCCAGAGAAATTATTTTTAGTGATGCCATAACTACTTTAGAGCTTTTGCATAGACTGGGGTTTAGGCTTGGAATAATTGGCAATACCGTTTTTTGGAGCAGCATATACACAATCAACTTGCTTAAAAGGCTTGGCATATACAATCTCTTTGAGGTGACCATATTCTCTGACGAAACAAGAATTAACAAACCTGATAGAAGAATTTTTCTCATGTTTTCAAAGAACATTGGTTTAGAGCCAAGTAAAATTGCTCACGTGGGTGACAGTGTTATTGAGGATGTTGGAGGGGCATTATCAGCAGGTATGAAAGCAATACACATAGATAGGAGAAGAGGAAAAAACAAAGTTATCTTAAGAGACATTGGATTAGCGTTAATTGGTGAATTGACACAAGTTATAGATGCTTTGGAAGAACTTTAACATATTTACAAAAATGGCTGCATATTCAATTGCATTCTTTGCTAAATTTTGCAGCAGGATTTTTGCCTGTGTTCATATACGCAAAATTTAAATTATAACAATGTTCCGGCTAATCTAGGTGAATACTTGTGGAGTATGTGTCTCTTGGGAAAACAAAAGAGAAGATTTCAAGAATAGGTTTGGGGGCGTGGCAATTTAGTGAAGCATGGGGGGTAACAGAGTATGAAAAAGCTAAAAGCGTTGTTGGAAAAGCTGTTGAGCTTGGAATAAACTTTTTCGATACTGCCATGGCATACGGTCTTGGCTTAAGCGAAAATATTTTGGGTAAGGCTTTGAAGGAAATTGGTGTTAAAAGAGATGATGTTTTCGTTACAACAAAGATAATACCAGACTTTCTAACCCCAGATGACATATTCAAATCTGTTGAGCATTCGATAAAGGTTCTAGGGCTTGGATACATAGATGGTCTTCTTATTCACTGGCCACCTGTTTGGCACAACTATCCAACTAGGATGTATGCAAAGTATTTGGAGAAGCTTGTTTTTATGGGCAAGGTGAGGTATCTTGGTCTAAGCAACTACCCTGTTGAACTTGTTGAGAGCTTTAGATCCAATCTCTCGAAAGTCGATGTGGAGATTTTCCAGCATAGATATAATCTTGTTGAGAGATGGGCAGAAGAAGAGATAATACCATATGCAGAAAAACACGGTATAACACTTCAGGCTTGGAGCCCAATAGCAAAAGGTGCTCTAACAGGAAAATACACACCAGATAACCTACCAAAATTCACAGACGTTAGAGCAAGAGAACCAGTATTCCATCCACAAAACTTTGAAAAAGTGTGGACACTTGTTCAACTACTCAAGAAAATAGGTGAAAAATATGGCAAAACACCAACACAAGTGGCACTAAACTGGCTTGTTATGTCAAGTCCTGTTGTTGTTCCAATACCAGGTGCTAAAAGCCCTGAACAAGTAACAGAACTTGCAGGCTCTGTTGACTGGAGACTTAGCTTTGAAGACTGGATTGCTATTGATGAACTTAGCAAAGCCATTAGATTAAGCTATTCTGTGTATTATTTATCGTATAGCCCAACATGATTATGACCTTATTTCAACATATGAAATATGACAGCAAAAAGATTGAAAATCAAATTTTATTTTCATTATATTGTACAATATCTAGCAATGCCATAGCTTTACATTGTTTAGAAAATTCTTTAAACACATAAATTTTACTTTCAATTCAAAATATTTTAATAAAAATTAAAATATTTAAAAAGATTGTGTTTAACTACATGCTAAACCATAGTATCCTGGTGCATGAAGTTGTGGATTAGTTGGGGATAGTTGTGCTGATAGCTTTAGAAGCTCTATTGGAGATATCTTGAAATAGTCTAGGGAAAGTGAGTATGTTGCGTTGCATGGCACAACTTTATATGTTGGTGTATTAATCACAGCTTTTTCAGGTAATTTCATCTGTCCTGTTACTAGGTAGTAGCCTGCCCAAACACCCCAATACCCCATTGTGTATGGATGTTGCTGAATGCTTAATGCTACTTGCCCTTTAGCTATGAGATTAACCCAGTCAGTTACTTGAGCATCAAATCCTAGTACATATACATCAACACCTGGAGCTATCTTGTTGTCATTTAGTGCTTGGACAATAGCCATAGCTTGTAACAAGTTAGTGGCAAAATATGCTGTTACACCTTTGCCGTACTTTGGTACAATAGTGCTTGCCTTGGCATAGCACTCAGGCAGCAAATCAGGATCCACTTGCACCTCTTCTAGAACTTGAACATCTCCACGATCTATATATGGCTTTAAAGCGTCCATAAATCCTTCATATCTTAAATAAGATGTTGGAATTCCAGGTAAACCACGGAATATTATTATCTTCCATGGCTTTGGAATGCCCTTGGCTTCTAACCATTTCAAGAATGCTTCTGCCTCTATCCTTGCAGCCCATCTATTGTCTGTTCCAAGATAAAGATCTCTTGCAGTTTGATCAGGAAAGTCTCTATCAACAAGTATAACCTTTGTACCCGCTTGCCTAAGTTGCTTAACAACATCTTGTAAAGCATCAGATACTGGACCTACAACAGCCACATCAGGCTTTAAAGCAAGTGCTTGCTGAACCTGTGAAATCTGAGTATCTAATGATGTAGCATCAAATCGTCTATAATCAACATCAATTCCAAGTGCTTTTAAATCACTTACTGCGTCTTCAACACCCTTAGCTAGGATATCCCACCATGGATTTGCAGGAGCTGGATCAAAGAAGAATACAGTAATCTTCTTTTTAACTGGAACAGCTGCTTGTGTTTGTGTAATTGTTTGCAGTACGGTTTGCAATACTGTTTGTGTTAATGTTCTCTCTACTGTTACAGTTGTAACTTTCTCAATAGGAGGTCTACTTGCAAAATATCCAACCAATCCAGCTAAAATAACTATTATAACTATTGCTGCATACAGCCATGGTGTTGTTGTTTTAGGTGTAGACATTACACTTACCCTTATATATTCTTCTCAGTTTTAGTATTTAAGCTTTTTTGATTTGGTTCCTCTAATCAAAGGTTTAAAATTTATAAACACAGTTTAACTTTATTGCATCATTGGGCTAAACTATGAGCAGTTCACAAGCAATATTAGCAAAGAACATAACAAAGACATTCCCTGGTGTTATAGCATTAAATAATGTATCTTTTGATGTTAATTATGGTGAAATTCATGGTTTATTAGGGCAAAATGGTGCTGGCAAATCAACTCTTTTAAAAATATTGTATGGAGTTTATAAACCAGATAGGGGAGAGGTATATATTAACGGTATTAAAACCCACATAAAATCACCTAGAGATGCTCGTAAACATGGTATTGTTTTAGTACACCAAGAAATAACAGTAATGCCTCATCTTTCAGTACTTGAAAACATATCCTTGCTTGGATTCACATGGAACAATTTAGCAACAAAATTTGATTGGAAGGAATTCAAAAAATATGTTGAGAATTTACTTAGTAATCTTGGAATAGAACTAGATCTTAAGACAAAAGTACGTGATTTAAGTGCTGCTGAGAGAATGATTATTCAAGTAATTTCCGCACTAAGTATTAATGCAAAAGTTCTTTTACTTGATGAGCCTACAAGCCCTCTTTCTTTACATGAAATAGAGAAACTTTTCATGGTTTTAAATCAGTTAAAGAAACAAGGTATTGCAATGGTTTTTGTAACTCATAGAGTAAATGAAGCCATGGAGTTATGTGATAGAATAACTATTCTTAGAAATGGTGAGAAAATAGCCACTGTTAAGACAACTGATGTAAATACTCATGAACTTATAAAACTCATGTTAGGACGAGAACCAGAAGAGCTTTACAAATTTAGAACAGAGAAGGATACAAAGGTTCTTATTGAAAAATTTAGTAAAACTACACCGTTAATAGAATTGGTTAACATATATACCCAACCATCTTCTCCAAGTGAAATACCATTAAAAAATGTAAATTTAAGAGTTTATCAAGGGGAGGTGGTAGCAATATTTGGGTTTGTTGGTGCTGGAAAAACAGAATTGGGAAAAGCAATTGTTGGTGCAACAAAAATTCTTTCTGGAGAGGTTAAGTATATGGGGAGAAAGATAAAAATTAAGAGTCCTACTGAAGCTGTAAAGTATGGAATATTTTATCTACCTGAAGATAGAAGAACAGAAGGACTTATACCTCATTTCACAGTTGCTTCAAATATGACTATATCATCTCTATATTACTTCACCAAAGCCAAGATATGGCTAAATTTGGATAAGGAAGTCTTAATGAGTAGTGACATGATTAAAAAACTAAGTATTGTAACCCCTTCACCATATGCTAATATACAACAACTAAGTGGTGGTAATCAGCAAAAAGTTTTGGTTGCACGTGCTATGTTAAGTAATGCAAAGCTTGTAATATTTGATGAGCCAACAATTGGCATAGATATTGGGGCCAAAGCAGAAATAAGAAGACTTATATATAGATATTCAAGGGATCGGGGAGTATCATCAATCATTTTAACAAGTGATGTCGATGAGGCATTAGGTATTGCGGATAGAATATATGTTATGAGAGATGGTAGCATAGTTAAGGAATACATAAATGAAAATCTTGATAGAGATGATATACTCAAAATCTTGGCTTAAAAAGCCAGGAATAACCTAAACCAGTAGTGATGTGGTGCTTATGAAAAAAACCAAGAAGGCATTTACTGCAAACGCAAGTATTGTTAATAGCTTTTGGAAATGGTTCAAAGGTGTTTACTTTACCTATGAGCTTTCAAGAGCGGTTGTACCACTTATATTATTGATCATAGTATCAATAGCATTAGCACCTGGATATTTTCTAAAACCCATAAACATTAAGGTAATACTAATGCAGTTAACGCCACTTACTCTAATAGCAACAGGTGAAATGCTTATAATTCTAATGGGCAGTATTGATTTGAGTCCTGGCTCAGCATTAGCGGCTACAGCAATGCTTTCAGCATTAGTAATACGTCGCTATGGAAGTTTAGAACTGGCAATTCTAGTCGCAATAGCTCTTGGAACTATGATTGGAGCTATAAATGGATTATTAGTTTCAAAGTTCAAGATATATTCGTTTGTGGCAACACTAGCAGCTTTAGTTATTTGGAGATCATTTGTTATAGTAATATCGGGTGGCAAACTGATATATGGTCTTACAGCATATAATGTGTTTGTACAAGATTTTGGAACTTATATACCATTGGGGTTTGTGATAACAC of the Ignisphaera cupida genome contains:
- a CDS encoding phosphoglycolate phosphatase — its product is MSIDIIKTISDYLKGSRPSAIFIDIDGVLTIERGSYVLDLELIELLRKVMAYGIPVCLVSGNAYPTVLTLQRYLGLTPIFVAENGCVIQVGRELIKLCRESLDSLVEDIEKSFSLKRSTSNLYRLCDRAFHVPEHIKSNPAMARKLESSIMEKYPHIYALYTGYVLHIYPRYCSKSSAIKIIADKTNIDLNKSIAIGDSVTDVDMIKAVGIGIVVGDADEDAKKEAKIVLPFNASTSTKYFISALLNYISQHV
- a CDS encoding helix-turn-helix transcriptional regulator, with product MLKEKVVMLKLATLFMFLLIVSSLVLAYSKPVSVIYIDSNGVVHINATIYLTTGLNIIYLPAPPVIETVSISLNGQELPFLYNSSANALYVVAFTSGNCTINYVANVSIENNVFTLHLSNGYMYRLLLDPNIILLNVPRNISRYGYINRSILYIEFSDKQVISYIVKPPATVSTPITTQKTEMPQQFLSSAFLFIVIALAIVIALSLYIYFIRFRGGKGKELELLNEVDLAILRALEKRGGSALQSELQKDVAIPRTTLWRHVRKLEKLGYVRIEKVGLQNRVVLVKKLR
- a CDS encoding rhamnulokinase — translated: MNKIIVLAFDLGASSCRAMIGVVDEKEKTVSVEELYRWPNFMIRVGDSLYWDVLRIWHEMKNAIKMAYRKFGKDLVSIGVDTWGIDFALLDERGMLIENPHTYRDPRTEGMMEEVFKRVPKERIYERTGIQFIRINTLYQIFSMVFHNDPKLKIAKTFLMIPDLFNYWLTGEKFAEYTEATTTQFLDPGAKKWTFDILEALGVPTHIFPEVIEPGTRIGKIDPRLASELDIPKDIDVVAPATHDTASAIAAGPMVAEDVGYVSSGTWSLVGVELPHPLINKKAMEYNYTNEGGAFNTITFLRNIQGMWIVEEIRRVLADKGQQLSYDEILKMAQEAKPFTAFIDPDYEGFIAPENMVEAINAYLEKTGQRKPQSLGELFRIVFESLAFKYRLVFEQAEDLLGRKLRGINIFGGGSRNWFLNQLTADFTNKTVYAGPEEATSIGNVLLQVAGLGIIKSLKELREYIKNSYKIRVFEPRYSGEYEEAYEKFLGVIGYRR
- a CDS encoding FGGY family carbohydrate kinase → MAKQFFIGIDVGSSGVRVEVYDVEGNLISAGKASITKQDVVEWIKAIENATPSVVKNCVDCEKHVSIDSTSGTFVAIDKYGNVLYGPVMYYEKRSDVFEEIKNVDAVNELAKHGVSVDASSPFVKILYIKKHFGKLYEGIYKFVPAATWLLYKLCYDEGEQWEDIKTDYTNALKFGLDILSTPPKWFELLFNSIGIELEKLPDLASSGEFICKAKSRMAQNIGLYNAFVYQGMTDGNAAALAGGALGKGDVNIYTGSTTVPKISVDKIVMHPAIYYHIHPLDGYLAGSATGFTGAYLSWFAEKVFGFSVEEAFRYIEVVEAGTEYVFFPYGDRGPFYDPKLAPAFINVAMYDQPRDIVVGRILRSIVLGITMLENMYLNLFQNLFNVRISEVNLTGGAAKSKLWNRIRASVYGRRVIVHGDLIGVGTIIPVLYRSKIYTNIGEIKQRFLKPVEFIDPDKELTKIYEKFKEKFEEMWMRLREVYKI
- a CDS encoding molybdenum cofactor biosynthesis protein; the encoded protein is MKLKVKLFSIFREAFNAKEIEIQVDDGNEITIAKLKEILSNMSYKFRELMNSIEPIFMVNGIVATDSTRVSERDDIALLPPASGGSKHVYAKLFKDDSEIDFNTRIESVLKRLGGEGVGAIAIFIGVVKDVVEGHKVKELVYDAYEPYATKALEKIALEESMVEDVKAIEIMHRVGLAKPGEKTLYILVASKNRKDALNTLSRVLERVKHEVPIYKLEKRDDGYFYVIGDGKRIKKSSEVS